The genomic interval ACACTTTACACTAGCACTAACTTTTGTAATAATGAACAAAGGAAATGCTATGCTGTTCCATGGTATTAAGGGTAAGCGGTATAGGTTATAATTAAAGTGTAAGAAGGAACAGAtgtgggtgaggggtgaggggatgtTGCAAAAGGGGCAGTTTAAGGGTTTCTTACCAAAACAAGATCTCTACTCTCTAATTAATCTCCATTCACCTCAAatgcaccctaaccctaacccttaatctCCATTCACCCCTGGAAAGCCCAACCTCCCCTACATCTAGTTTCACTTGTGTACTAACTTAATGTCTAACATCTAACTTAACCGCTTAAATGTAATAAACTTTAGCAACAAAACAGTTCTTATGTGTTGACATGTTGTTACTTTGGGCATTGCTGTGTAATTACAAGGTAGTTACGGTACACACACTTAATCTCAAGTGTCGCCCACTTTCCTTCAAACTGTTGTTCTGTGAAACAGCGTTTAGATTCCCCGGTCCCTCACACAGAGGTCCCTCACACAAAGGACGAATCTCGTGTTGAAAGAGGGATATTGTTGCCATGGCATCGCCGAGCGAGAGCGGCGACCAGACGGTCCCCTCGGGGGAGGAGGACACAGTCAGAAGCATCCAGTCTCACTACCTGAGGAGTCCCTCACCCAGCAAGTACGTCACCTCCGcagggctggggtgtgtgtgtgtgatgggtgtgtgtgtgtgtggggggggaatgtgtgtgggatggtgttgtgtgtgcggtgtatggagtgtgcagtgtgtgtggtttgtgtgtgtgtgcagtgtgtgtggtgtggtgggagCAAAGTCACACAAAGAATCACAATCCAGTAAAGATCACAACTCGTCCTGAGATGGAGTGATTGAATGGAGTAGAGTAGaggagtagagtacagtacagtacagaagaGTGCAGTAgaatagagtacagtacagtacagtagcacaAAGGTGTACGAAGTCAGTGTTTGCCATTCCACCTGCACAACTTGACTGGCATTTCAGTAAGCCTCATATTTGTCACCACTTTAATCAGAATGTTATGTGTCTCTTtgaatgtcgctttggataaaagcatcttctGAATACAAATGTAAAATCTGTACCTGTACCGCTGCAGTTTCTCCACAATCTCAGAGTCCAGGTTCTCCATGATCTCTGGCTCGGATGCCGAGAGCATCTTCATGGAGCCCATCCACCTGTCGTCTGCCATCGCTGCCAAACAGATCATCAGCGAAGGTGACAGCCCCTCCAGCCAGCTGGGAGGGAGGCCATAATCACACACGTAACtccaccaaacaaacaagcagtaAAAAGTAAAGTAACCAGAGAGTGTATAAAGATCTCCTTCACGATCTCTCCTCAGAGCTGAAGCCTAGACGGGTGAGGACGGAGTCCATCCCAGAGTCCATGCTGGAGACAGCTGAGCAGCTGATGGTGGAGGACCTGTATAACCGTGTGAAGGACATGATAGACGACCGCAGCCCGTACAACACGCCCTGCGTGATGGACATCCAGCGGGCCATGGTGCAGGATCGCCTGGAGGCGCCCTTCAGGCCTGTGGATGAGGTGTGGTCCAAcatcttcattggagagaagtAAGACCTGAGGGACGTGAGATTGAAAATGTAATCATTAAAAACTAAAGATTTGAGTTAAGGGTTAAGATTAGTGCTAACCCTATAAATAATAACTTATTAGTTAGTAATAAGTTATTAATTAGTTAAAACATTTACTTCATGTAGCGTGTTTTCTAAATTAAGTAGCTTGTTACATTAAGCATTACATTAAGCTAGCGAATTAAGCTTGTATTTAGAGTACAGTAAATGAGCAAGGCAAATTGTCTGGGTTTGTAAACTGAACCTGTCTCTAAACATGAGCTGTAATCAGGGATGatgcttcatgtttttctgGCCATCTTGATGTGTCCAGATGAGGGGCTAGCTGAGTGGTTAGAGGATTTGACCAAAGATCAAGAGTTTGCAGAttcaaatcagaatcagaatgagcTTTATTCACCATGCGAGTTTACACAtacgcatacgataaacataaGCATCTTAACtataaaaagtaaaaaagaTTTACAATAGTCTACAAAACAAAGCGTAAATAATTTTAAACAATGCTATATTCCCCCTCTATATCCCCCTCTATATTTCACCAGGTTTATTTGACAAACTATTTTAAGAAAATACAATATAATTTGTGTTTCACCCTCTTATTAATGTGAAAACATTATATCACACACTTTAAATTTCAActttcaatatatatatatatttgttgacCATTTGGGTTGCTTTCCTCTCTAGATCTGTGGCGGTAAATAAAGGCCGTCTGAAGCGCCTGGGCATCACCCATATCCTAAATGCAGCCCACGGTACCGGGGTCTACACCGGGGAGGCGTTCTACGCAGGCATGAACATCCAGTACATGGGCATCGAGGTTGACGACTTTGCCGACGCGGACATCTCTCCCCACTTCCGCACTGCGGCCGAGTTCCTAGACGAGGCTCTGCTGACACACAAAGGTCTTTCTCCTTCAGAAAGCTCTTTAAATCACCACGAGATAACTCTTTTTTTTAACGGTTAAACCTGGCTTCATTTGCAAGGGATGCGGGTATAAtcctttaaaatgtatttaaccTAAGGGTAATTTTAGCTGTATTTAATTTTGCCTGCCCCCCGCAATGCAACCAGTCGCCTAATCCGTAAAGTGCAATCCCTGTACATTTTATATTCAAATTAAGCTTCAGGACCAGCATCGATCTATATACCAATTGTACAATTTAGGCCTTGTTCATGAATGCGTACTTAGCTGGGCCCTGCTTGGTTTGAATCTAATTCCACACTGACCTTAATTCCTCCTGCAGTGAATGGGTTCATTCCACTGATCCTAAATGCCCTATTAGTGAAGTTTCTCTTAGTCTCATTTGAGGAAGTCGGAGATGTGATTGGAAAAGGAAAGGCTGCCTCCTTCTGGTTGGAGGGTGTTGTTACACCGTAGATGCTGAATCAAATCAGCAGCTTGTGTTGGACGGAGTCACACGAGGGCTGTTGAGGGAGGATGTGGCCGTAAACAATCATTTCCTTCATAaaaagtgtgtgggggggtggacaGATTTGCAGTTTTCAAAAAGTGTGAGACATAATGACATaatgaaataaatgaataatgaAAGCTCCGTCCCTGATGCATGACAGCCTTCTCTGCTGCGACTGTGATGGTGTTGTTGTGTTTGCGTCTGCAGGGAAGGTGCTGGTCGACTCCATGATGGGTGTTAGTCGCTCCGCCGTGCTGGTGGCGGCCTACCTTATGATCTTCCACCACATGACCATCATGGAGGCCCTGACGGCCCTGAGGAAGAAGCGAGCCATCAACCCCAACGAGGGCTTCTTGAAGCAGCTGCGGCAGCTGAACGAGGCGCTGCTGGAGGAGCGTGACGATGATGACGACACCCTCAGCCAGTGCTCCGTCATCGACACCCTCGCCCGCCTGGACGAGGAGCAGAGCATGATGGGGGTGAAGGCCCAGTCCAtcatgatggaggaggaggaggatggagccaGCGTGATGAGCAGCGTGGCGTCGTCCGCCGCTGCCCTGCTGCCCGGCCCGGCCCCAGaccccagcggggggggggggcaggggggtcaggGAGGCACGGAGGCCCTGATGGAGAAGgagaacgaggaggaggacgatgtGGGCAGCATGATCCGAGAGTGGCAGAGGAGGAACGAGAAGTACCAGAACGAGGAGTGGTGGGAGGCCCAGCTGCAGagtgatggggaggaggagggggaggaggggggggaggaggggggatcgCTCCCCGGGGGAGGGAGGCCAGGCCAGCCAGCAGTCGGAGAGGACCTGGAGAGCGTGACCAGTGAGGAAGTccgggccgtgagggagagggtAAAGGCGAGGGTGGGGCGGAGAGACTGTGACTCTCAGTCCAGCTGCAGCAGTTACTCTGACCTGTGGAAGCAGCGTCTGAAGGAGATCGAGGAGCAGGCTGCGGCCCGTTACCGcagcaacaacgacaacagTGGGGGGAGCACCaacaaggaagagaggaggagcctCGACGAGGATGTGGAGAGCGTGATGTCAGACACCAGCTCCATGTACAACTTCTGCAAAAGGAACAAGGACAAGATGACCCCCCTGGAGCGCTGGAGGGTCAAGAGGATCCAGTTTGGCTGGAATAAGAAGGACGGGGCCAAGGAGggcggggcggcgggggggggaggcggtggGAGGGAGGCGGGTGAGCGAGAGGCGACTCCGTCCCTGGAGGACGTCAACCTGACGGCGTACCAGAGCTGGAAGCTGAAGCAGCAGAAGCGTATGGGCGAGGACAACAAGGACGACGTCGTGGAGCTGAGCCGCGGAGACGACTCGGCCACCGTGAAGCGCCGGCAGCGCCGAGAGGAGCTTCTGGAGCGGTCGCGGAGGACGCTGGAGGAGAGCCAGTCCATGTGCGGCTGGGACACGGAGAGCAGCTTGAGCGGGAGCACCGTGCCGCTGTCCGCCTTCTGGGCGGGAGCAGGCGTCACTACTGCCAGCAGCGAGGACAACGTCTCCATGCTGAGCGGCAGGTCTTCCGTCATGTCCCAGAGCCGCAGCGTCAGGTCGCAGCCCCCGGGCCTGCCACTGACTCCAGTCCCCATCCTCCCAGTCCCCACCCTGCCGGGCCCTGGAGGGGAGCCCATGGTGAACCTGGCCAGCATCCAGAACTGGATCGCTAACGTGGTGACGGACACGCTGAACCAGAAGCAGGCGGAGATGAGTCTGCCTCACTCCCGAGCCGGCTCGGTGCTCAGCTTCGATGGAGGCTCCAGCCTCTACTCGGGTCGTGGCGCGGCTGACGACAAAACCTCTGTGCTCAGCGGAGCCTCCTACTCCAGCACGCTGTGCAACAGACATGGCCCTGCCGGGGGAGCCTCTAGCCTCTCTGGGATGGGCTCCCGTAGAAACAAGATCACCACCACTAGCGTACCGCTGTACAGCCTCTTTCAG from Osmerus eperlanus chromosome 21, fOsmEpe2.1, whole genome shotgun sequence carries:
- the dusp27 gene encoding serine/threonine/tyrosine-interacting-like protein 2; translated protein: MASPSESGDQTVPSGEEDTVRSIQSHYLRSPSPSNFSTISESRFSMISGSDAESIFMEPIHLSSAIAAKQIISEELKPRRVRTESIPESMLETAEQLMVEDLYNRVKDMIDDRSPYNTPCVMDIQRAMVQDRLEAPFRPVDEVWSNIFIGEKSVAVNKGRLKRLGITHILNAAHGTGVYTGEAFYAGMNIQYMGIEVDDFADADISPHFRTAAEFLDEALLTHKGKVLVDSMMGVSRSAVLVAAYLMIFHHMTIMEALTALRKKRAINPNEGFLKQLRQLNEALLEERDDDDDTLSQCSVIDTLARLDEEQSMMGVKAQSIMMEEEEDGASVMSSVASSAAALLPGPAPDPSGGGGQGGQGGTEALMEKENEEEDDVGSMIREWQRRNEKYQNEEWWEAQLQSDGEEEGEEGGEEGGSLPGGGRPGQPAVGEDLESVTSEEVRAVRERVKARVGRRDCDSQSSCSSYSDLWKQRLKEIEEQAAARYRSNNDNSGGSTNKEERRSLDEDVESVMSDTSSMYNFCKRNKDKMTPLERWRVKRIQFGWNKKDGAKEGGAAGGGGGGREAGEREATPSLEDVNLTAYQSWKLKQQKRMGEDNKDDVVELSRGDDSATVKRRQRREELLERSRRTLEESQSMCGWDTESSLSGSTVPLSAFWAGAGVTTASSEDNVSMLSGRSSVMSQSRSVRSQPPGLPLTPVPILPVPTLPGPGGEPMVNLASIQNWIANVVTDTLNQKQAEMSLPHSRAGSVLSFDGGSSLYSGRGAADDKTSVLSGASYSSTLCNRHGPAGGASSLSGMGSRRNKITTTSVPLYSLFQDQVNLHKLDLMDKEIKSEMRDKMASYEVKKIAEDNKRSTLYKKKPKEEEKDEEEEDNFSPGKTSTNSKGLRGDTSTPKKPTRSYGLSGRLNLSTALERDKNTSIDEWLNSVRPPQRRQEGAERAIPGSSSTLSEGEDEDEDFTSPYQFRRRADTESSPDHSPEPYHPARRSPLDMSLKESNSYSRAGGSNSYSRAGGEEGDESQPEYSAKRKFTNYSQYREPQDGRGGGEGEESGRRGGGEKEEESDVAAFIRQTRQRSRAQAAAELENDDVIASWRAQLESHSHRSRDLED